The Rosa chinensis cultivar Old Blush chromosome 7, RchiOBHm-V2, whole genome shotgun sequence DNA segment tcgtcgattcgacctccacgatgCAAATCGGAGCAAGAAGCCTTAGGGGAAACGTTCGCCGGCTCAAGGCGCTCCTACAGTCCCAATTTGGTGGTCGGAAACGGCTGGAAATGGAAGATTTACCGGAAAAAGCCAAACTGCACCTATGAGGAACTTTGCTTCGATTCAAGGTTTTTCAGCCAAATTGCCACAACCTAAGGCTACTAGGGTGCAGAGGGGAGGGAGGAGCTCTTGTGGTGGCCggctgcacgccggttggtggccggaatgcgAGGAAtcgaagggaggaagaaggacccgaaagggaaagaagagagttcgggggagaggagagagaaggtagatttccggaaatggaaatctaccacagtaactttctatatatatagaaagttaccatgaacagtaacattcacattgtcgcttataactttcgtatacgagctccgatttttacgtaccacatatgcacgcgcttggtttaacgtcatCTACAACTTCCGTGAAGAAAACTTTCTCAAACTCTGATCCGAAcaaaagtcgacttttagggccactaaagttaccaaaaaaaataaaagtaaaacaaattatcgtttactgtccaaatgactagtaaactggtaaatttaggttcgagACGTTACAACCATTCAAATCAGTTCATGAAAAATGCGAGTGACTTTTGTAATCAGATTCCATTGCTAGATAATTTAGTCCTATATAAGCTGGGtagaagaaaatattttgatcaACCATAGATCCAGTTGAAAAGTAAATATAATGGGAGTgtttaatttgtttcatttgttgACTTGTATGTGATCCTCATTCTATGAATAGATAATTTAGTccctatctatatatatatacacacacacacacacatatatatatatatgaatagatAATTTagtccctatatatatatatatataagctggGTAAAAGAAAGGGGATAGCACAGCCATCCTCTATAGCTCTATGTTtcccttctcaatcaatttCCAACTCAAAAACAATGCCCGAGGCACTTGTCAGTCTCCTTGTTGAACAATTGGGTTCAGTAGTTTACCATCAGACAAGTGAAGGGGTCAAACTGGTTTTGAATGGCAAGAAGGACATTGAAAAGTTCAGCAGCACCCTCAAACTCATTAAGAATGTGCTTCATGATGCTGAGAAGAAGCAAGTGTCGGATCCCGGTGTTAAAGACTGGTTGGATCAGCTCAAAGATGTGTCGTACAAGATGAATGACATGGTGGATGCTTGGAACACTGAAATTGGGAAACGAGAAGCtgagaaacaagaaaaagaggTACGTTTCTCAATTCGTTGCAACTGCATTTGTCTTGCCCGATTGAATAAGGTAACTCGTCGTTGTAAGATTGGTACTGCAAAAAAAGATCTGAACGAAGAGTTAACTAAGATTTACATTGACAAAAACAAGTATAGCTTTCAATCCACCATGCCTACTGCTGCAGCCAATGTTGAACAACATAATCCCTGACCTACAACTTCATCTTATTTGGGCGACAAGCTGTAAAGGAGAGGTTGGTGAGTGAGTTGTTAAGGGAGGGGAGGTCTGTCCTTGTCATCCCCATCGTAGGGATGGGAGGATTGGGGAAGACAACTTTCACCCAATTAGTCTTTAAAGATGCACAAGTTCAAGCCCATTTTGATATCAAAGCTTGGGTTTGTGTCTCAGACCCTTTTGATATCGAGATTGCAAAGGAAATCCTTGAACTTGTCAGTGGAATAAAATCTCAAGATAGTTCAAATGTGTTGCAAAAATTGTTAGAAAGCATCCAAGAAAGAATAAACGGCAACAATTTTCTCCTCGTGCTAGATGATGTGTGGACAAAAGACCAAACAAAGTGGGAGAGTTTAAGGTTACCAGTACTAATGCAAACCTGTTCTGAAGGCAGTAGAATTCTGGTGACCACTCAAAAGCAGGAGGTTGCTCGAATGATGAGAGCAACCAGGGACATGATCACTTTGGAGAAGTTGAGTCATTTAGATTCTTTGGAACTATTCTATAATGTTGCATTTCTGGATAGGGAACAAGATAAGTCCAACAAGGGGTTTGGAGATATTGCTGAGAAAATTGTTAGAAAATGTGACGGTTTGTCTCTCGTTCTGAAGACTTTAGGTGGTCTGTCATTGCATAAGCAAACAATTAGAGAATGGGAAGAAGTTTGAGACATGGAAGGTAAAAGTGGTTCAAGAAGAAGTTTTTCGACCATTATTACTCAGTTACTATGATTTGTCTCTAGAGATTAAGAGCTGTCTTCTGTATACTGTGCTACTTATCCCAAAGATTTTGAGTTCAACAAAGAAATCCTTATCCAGCAATGGATGTCACAAGACTATCTTAGTgttgaagaaaacaaagaggaGGCAACAAAAGGTAGAGAAGTTTTTACTAAATTAGTAATGCGATGTTTCTCCcaagttttctggaaaaatgcACTAACCAAGGAGATTACAGGTTGCAAAATGCATGATTTTGTGCATGATTTTGTACAGTACTAGAcccaaaatgattgttttaccATGGAGGCTATGGATACCAATGGAATAGAGCCATCGAGTGCTGAAATATTGAAACAACCAGGTAATAGAGAAGATTTTACTAAATTAGTAATGCGATGTTTCTTCCAAGTTTTCCGGAAAAATGCACTTACCAAGGAGATTACAGGTTGCAAAATGCATGATTCTGTGCATGATTTTGTACAGTACTTGAcccaaaatgattgttttaccATGGAGGCTATGGATACCAATGGAATAGAGCCATTGAGTGCTGAAATACTGAAACGACCAAGTAATAAGGTTAACCATTTGACCTTAATGTTAGCACACGATGGTCCATTTCCATCTTGTTTATCATCGTTTGGGAATTGCAGAATTTTGCGTACCCTAACAACTTTTCGTTCAAGAATTACTGTCATAGACTCCAATTTGATTTCAAAGTTGAAATGTCTAAGGACAATGAATTTGAGGCATAATCAAATCGAACAACTGCAAGAGGAGATCCAGGAATTGATACATTTGaggttgtttggctccaaaaccagttggcgtgcaaactgtctcttttgagcttgtgcgtaggcgtgccagcaccgcggggtgcaatcgtcgggggagtcccttgacctgacttcttcttcaagcgttgtggatgaggagagcaccaacctcgccacaaggttcttctctagccttccgaggaAGGACTTTCTGCtttacggataagggctttggatgtgatctcttcgcgtcaccgaatcgatactcaactttgcaggctgagcagagcaatcactaggaagtTCGGAGAAAGCAccggttttgctaaagcgtgactttagcttcgctgggttgcgagggcgttacccttgctttgttgatagtatcggtggcagtagcactggcagtcggctcttggagagactaggaatGGAAGTATGGTtgccgggtttcaacaaggttgaaggtttgctccggggaggctttgtaatcactgggattgattgattcgagagatgTCCATTCTTTGTCCTTTAACCCTAGTATTTATACTGctttagaaggattattgattgaagtttcctattcaatttctgctacttgattccaataaggtttcgttttccttatggatcacggaatgggcgaagctataccccaaacccaagtaggcttatttttgggccgtaggtatcggcccactgggtcaaatccactaaaggatcttgccaaaaatacttttgggctcaaacattgcccccaggccccgaaatcaggcccgcgaagatgtaactgattgaaggggactaaaacgacaCGCCGATCGCTTGAAACGATATCATTAATAAGGGTCGCGTCCCTTTGCTTGCGAAAACACCTTTCTGttgtatcgtttccctcacaaaatttcttatttaaaccAGCAGCCGGTTCAGACCTGTCACATTAGAAACTCTTTTAGTCtcctaaacccagaaaccctcttACTTCCAACATCTCCCtcacagaaacccagaaatggctcccccaaagaagatagtcatcgatcaagaagaagaactgaacgaAAAGGTTGCCCATACTTGGGGAACCAGCATCGGTGCCATCATTCGTCTTCACACCTCTATCCATAGGCCCTTACTCCTCCAATTCCCAAACCATCACCTCGGACTAGGCCCAGCGCCGCGAGACTCTATTCCGGTCGACGCCATCGCTTTCTACGGCCTGCCCGCTCATcggcccattccagtcctccaAAGGACTCATGGGGACTTCAATAGTTGGGGTGCCCAGAATCATTGAGCCAAAATAGGGCACTGGTGATCCTCCATCAGCCCGGTGGAGCTTTCTTGGTATCGCGAAGCACGAATgcgagatctggctcgctggaacgcgCCAGGTATCACTCATACTATCGATCTCTGTTTTCGTCTTCACGCGGTGGCAATCGTTCACCGCTCGctgcctttctttgtttttggaataCCGCCACAAACACCTTCGATTTTTGATTTGGCCAAATGAGTATCACCCTGCTGGATATTTTCACCATCACTGGCCTACCCATTGATGGCGAACCTTAtttgcatggtcaatttgactcTGTCACCTTCACCTCAACCATGGCCCAATATAGTCGCAGCGCTCACAGTGGCTCCTATCCACGGTGGCTGTCTTAGTACAGCAGGGAGCACAATGCGACCTGCGGAATCGCTTTCTTGGAGTACTGGCTCTGTAAATTCATCTTCTGTACTTCTTCCTGTAAGCCCACCGGTGCTTGGACTCTTCTggcaacggccctctacaacggccacAGTGTCGAGCTTGGGCAACCTGTGTTAGGAGCCCTTTATCGCACTCTGTACCAGGCCACTATGCATCCTTTTGAGACAAGCATCTCTGGCCCCTTTTGGATcttggacttctggatccaaacttaTTGTCCATTTTTCCGTCGTGATGACATCCCGCTGCTTCCACCGGCAGATCAACTTTTGGGTCAATGGCTCAGCCGCGAGGAAAGGTACTCATCTCCTCCTTACTCCGAATGCTTTACATATCTGTACCTTCTGGATGAGATGCCCTACTGCGATTTAGTACTGGATAGAAGATTCCCAGCTCCGCTTGAAAACAGATTCCTTCCTGGCGCTCATCGCTACAGCGACCGCGCGCGCTTGGCTTTCCGCCGCGCGATCTCCTGTTCAGAATTTAGAATTGCGGCCGAAGAACTtagttatgagctttacgcTCCTAACCACTTCGGTCGTCAATTCGGCCTCGTCCAATTAGTGCCATTCCCTCTGTAcgatgcctggaactacaacacctcttGGGGTAGATTCGGGCCCCCTTCGGGCCTTTGACGGTACAAAGCATGCTCGCACTGGTTGATCTTCCCGATTGGGCTAAGGTCATCGACGCCGTGGATGGGACTGAGGAAGGATACGAGGAATGGTGGGCAGAAGTTTCCGTCAATTGCTGGAGTCAACGGGATGACGAACTCTTTGCGACCATTTTTAGGGAACTGAAAAATCCCTATGCTGCTGACATCGAGCTGCTTGCTTGCTTTTCTGAGGATGCTGCATGATCTCTGCCTCCTCCGGCAACACAACCGGTGCAAGCCCCGCTCTAGGCCCAGGCTGGTATCATAATTCGCGAGCCCCTTCCAGAGGTGAATATCTTGGTTTATACTTTATTCCTTCCTTCACTCTTCCCCTTTAACTCAATCTTTGCTGCATCAGAGAAATGTGCCACCTTCTGGCAGTCACGCAGTTAGTGCTTCTCCAGCCACTGGCCAGTCCGGAAAGCAGAAGACGGTAATAACGGAGCCTGAAATTGAAGATTCCTCCTTCGACGATGATAATCCGCAAACGGTAAGAACCTTCTTGTTTTAAAACAATGCTTTCTTCCCAAGTCAAGTCTAATCCTTTGATCCTGGCAGATTGTCGCTGCCTTGGCCCACAAGCGCAGTAGCTTTGACCCTCGAACTGACCCGtgggaagaagatgaaccaatcgctgatcgactggtaagaaactaaaaacGCACGTTAGAATTTACTTCTCATTTTGTGCAATCATATAACAATCCTCGCTCGCAGGTTCGTCGCCGGTCCTCAAGACAAACTGGGGAAGGCTCCTCAGTCGCTGGTGAAGGTACATCTGCTTCACAGACCCAAGCGTCTACGGGTTCCTATAATCCTCCACCTCCTGCCAGCATCGCGAGCGATATGCAATTGGCCCCAACCCTAGTGCAGGTCATAGATGATAGCTCGCCTGCATTGGAAGAGAGAATACCTCATTCGGATGCACCTCATGAGGAACCACTCGCTGCACATGCCCTAGCACAGATAGCGCCTGACCCAATTCCCGGCGAGGCGGCTCAAGAACCTGCACCGATAGCAATCCTTCACGAGCCTCTGGCCGCAGAGGTATGTTCTCTTAACAAGCATGGTGTCCTGATTTTATTCTTTGGGCATTCTAATGATTCTTCCTTAACGACATAATCTTGGTCCTGTCGAGGAAGTTGCCGTCGCTGTGGAAGTACTTGGCGCCAATCCTGCCGACCCAGCCGGGGAAGATATGGTTAACCAAGAGCCTGCCCCCCATGCTCCTGAAGTGGGAGAAGGGATGAATGTCGAACTGGGGTTAGAAGCGGTTCCTGTTGTGGAGCCTCTtgaagctgctgctgctgctgcatatCCACTGCCTGAACCTCCTTCAAGACTGGAAAGGCTAGCTCGCGTACTTGAGGTGACTCCTCCcggagttatagatgaagccAGGGACGGACTCCAACGTCTTTTGAGTCCCGACATCTTGCTGCCACGCGCATCCGTCAGGGCTCTGGAATACTTGAGGGTTCTTCATCGCGAGCGAGCTATCACTGAGAATAAGTTCACTGAGATAGAAGAATTGCTACAAAAACTTCCCCAGTGGATTAATGAAAGAGCGGCCGCGACTGCGCAAGCCAGacaagcccaagcccactatCGGGGTCTCGCTCAACAAATGGACACCTCTTGCGACTTCCTAGGAGATAGGGCTACCCTTGTTAGAGACTTGCGGATCACGCAAAATCATCTTTAGTCCCAAATCCAAGAACTTCAAGCCCAATTGACCGCTGTGACGGCCCGGCTTGAGCATGAGGAACCCTTGCTAGAGCAACCCTAGCGGCCTTTGAAACATTATCCCATAACCTAGCTCAAGCTCGCGAAGCAGCCCGACAGGCggagcgagctgctgccgaTGCCAGCTTTCGCTTGGACGAACATttacttcgcttgacccatgcgggccgaaaactttaggcctcttgtGTTAGGCCCATTTTGCAtgaacattattattattaacaagttaaatatttagcccactttgcttggcccaaatattACTCCAAACTTCAAGTAGTTCATCGCACCTTTATTGATATTGAAACTGTTGAAAGGATAATCTCTAAATGGGGCGGTTACCTTCTTGAAGACTACCCCGCTTCCCACACATTTTCAACttccttcatttccgagatTACAACAGTTAATTCCATTAatactcttattgatggcgttgaaaataCTTCAACTGTCCATTGCACGGTTGAGGTTACTGCGACTGGAgctataaatacctgtactttgGAGAAGTGATGAAGCCAAGCGACTATGTCTTTTCCAGAGATAATTTCACAAGCCTTGCCTCTCttccttcagtttctaaaatcttctcCCCACGATCTCACCCTTAACCTCAAATTCCTAGGCTTCATGGGTTAATCTCAGAacctgggtaggcctcatggcctaatct contains these protein-coding regions:
- the LOC112178143 gene encoding putative disease resistance protein RGA3 is translated as MGGLGKTTFTQLVFKDAQVQAHFDIKAWVCVSDPFDIEIAKEILELVSGIKSQDSSNVLQKLLESIQERINGNNFLLVLDDVWTKDQTKWESLRLPVLMQTCSEGSRILVTTQKQEVARMMRATRDMITLEKLSHLDSLELFYNVAFLDREQDKSNKGFGDIAEKIVRKCDGLSLVLKTLGGLSLHKQTIREWEEV
- the LOC112178142 gene encoding putative disease resistance protein RGA4 — encoded protein: MPEALVSLLVEQLGSVVYHQTSEGVKLVLNGKKDIEKFSSTLKLIKNVLHDAEKKQVSDPGVKDWLDQLKDVSYKMNDMVDAWNTEIGKREAEKQEKEVRFSIRCNCICLARLNKVTRRCKIGTAKKDLNEELTKIYIDKNKYSFQSTMPTAAANVEQHNP